CACTAATACTTCCATCAAAACTGGCATGGCTTACGATTAATTTATTATTTTTTATGAGCAGGTGTTCTGGATATTCTTCCGTGTCAATTCGATCAATTAATTCATTTGTGTTCAAATCAATAACCAATATTTCACTATTTATTAAAGCGAAATTCTCATTATAAGGTCCCCAATTGGCAATAAATGCAATATCTCCATGTACTGCAATATCTCTTGGTTTGTTTAACTCAGGTATTCTGATCTTGCTTTCTGATTTTAAATTATTGCCCATTATATCTATGGAATTGCTACCGTTCAAGACGCTATATATCATCCCATTTTCTATTAGAATATTTTGTTGTACATCTCCAATTTTGCTTCCGTTTTGTCCACTATATAAATCTGGGTTATATTCATAGGACTCTGGGTCATAATTTCCAATAGTAGCATTATTGCTTCCAAAGGCTCCTTCATGATAAATGTAAACCCCAGAGGTTTTTAAGTTAATTTCATCGGGCTCATTACAGGCGGAAAAAAATAATACTAGGGTCAATAGAGCTAATAGTTTGCTGTAATTGTTTGTCATTTTAAATAAAGTTTTCTGGTTATGGTTATTTGATAATTTCTACCGGGCATAGCATACCCTGAGTAGAGGAAATATTCTTGATTAAACAAATTTTTAGTTGTAGCTGATAGTTGCCACAAATTCGATTTCCAATTCAAACCCAAGTCGGTTAAAGGGAATGGTTCTAATGCAAAAAGATCTGAATTGCTGTTAGTAGTGTAAACCTTTCCCATCCATTGTTGAAATAGATCCAACGAAAACTTTTTCCAAATAATGGTAACAGAGGCATTGGCTTTATGCAATGGAGTATATATCAATTGTTTGCCAATTTCATTTCGGTTTCCTTCGCTTTCTATCACCGTAGATGCGGTATAACTATATTGACCATTAGCTTCAAGATCTAGTCCTGAAGTTATTGGAAAATGAAGAGAAGCACTGCTTTCAATCCCTTGTGCTAGTACCTCCTTAATGTTTCTTGGTCGCCATTGATTGTTAGGATCAGGAATCCATTGGATCCAATTATCTACCTGATTATGGTATGTAGTTATAGAGAATTCCGATTCTGTTTTTCCCCAATGATGTCTAGAGGATATTGTA
This is a stretch of genomic DNA from Marivirga harenae. It encodes these proteins:
- a CDS encoding YncE family protein; this translates as MTNNYSKLLALLTLVLFFSACNEPDEINLKTSGVYIYHEGAFGSNNATIGNYDPESYEYNPDLYSGQNGSKIGDVQQNILIENGMIYSVLNGSNSIDIMGNNLKSESKIRIPELNKPRDIAVHGDIAFIANWGPYNENFALINSEILVIDLNTNELIDRIDTEEYPEHLLIKNNKLIVSHASFDGSISELSVINMDNLQIETIIEVPAGPQEFEEDDAGNIWVVCTSGSLLKLKASLNGIQDEIKLGNKVLGDIDAHEDLIYYYSENQISYLKISDNSTNNTGIEVQMETPYAFAVDPVTGDFYLGDATDYSSEGLVYRYSNEGELIDTFESGIIPTQFSFNIERER